One genomic window of Sporosarcina ureae includes the following:
- a CDS encoding zf-HC2 domain-containing protein, producing the protein MRCNIIQDLLPSYIDGICSEETAAEVQTHIEECVQCNKMMQMMQQPTQHIVESKFEEAKEPFKRINKKRRFQVITASLLTFLIMIIGYQVVQNVGVVNQFFFPMVHGIVEVTGNNDEWQDISFSQDSINTQTYVIYDSFFWTKEVINDANSEGDVLLRVKDE; encoded by the coding sequence ATGAGATGTAATATTATACAGGATTTATTACCATCTTATATTGATGGTATTTGTAGTGAAGAAACGGCTGCCGAAGTGCAAACTCATATCGAGGAGTGTGTCCAATGCAACAAAATGATGCAAATGATGCAACAACCGACACAACACATTGTCGAGTCAAAATTTGAAGAAGCGAAAGAACCTTTTAAACGAATTAATAAAAAGCGACGTTTTCAAGTCATTACTGCTTCGCTGTTGACATTTCTGATTATGATAATTGGCTATCAAGTCGTTCAAAACGTGGGTGTTGTTAATCAATTCTTTTTTCCAATGGTTCATGGAATAGTAGAGGTAACAGGTAATAATGACGAATGGCAAGACATTAGTTTTTCTCAGGATTCGATTAATACACAAACTTATGTAATATACGATAGCTTTTTTTGGACAAAAGAGGTTATAAATGATGCGAATAGTGAGGGTGATGTGTTGCTCAGAGTAAAAGATGAATAA
- a CDS encoding sigma-70 region 4 domain-containing protein gives MEIQKLREPYREIFLLRTKLDLSFKEIGVIFNKNENWARVTYYRAKCTLAERMDLNEM, from the coding sequence ATGGAAATCCAAAAGTTAAGAGAACCTTATCGTGAAATATTTCTACTTCGAACAAAGCTAGATTTAAGTTTCAAGGAAATTGGTGTTATCTTCAATAAAAATGAAAATTGGGCAAGAGTTACATATTATCGTGCAAAATGCACCTTAGCAGAAAGGATGGATTTGAATGAGATGTAA
- a CDS encoding RNA polymerase sigma factor: MGGGLSEVYKSYANEVKAFLLCLTSNVDLAEELTQETFYQAVKSIERYNGECKMSVWLCQIAKHSYYDHLKREKYRNYSSLEQLAQAGVAFQSNEYLPDVVRLKGYTTDHSYGNPKVKRTLS, encoded by the coding sequence TTGGGTGGAGGATTAAGTGAAGTTTATAAATCCTATGCAAATGAAGTAAAAGCATTTCTTCTTTGTTTGACATCAAATGTGGATTTAGCAGAAGAATTGACACAAGAAACATTTTATCAAGCTGTAAAATCTATCGAACGTTATAATGGTGAGTGTAAAATGTCCGTTTGGTTATGTCAAATTGCCAAACACTCCTACTATGATCATTTAAAACGGGAGAAGTATAGGAACTATTCAAGTCTTGAACAACTAGCACAAGCTGGTGTAGCCTTTCAATCTAACGAATATCTACCAGATGTCGTTAGATTGAAAGGCTACACAACAGACCATTCATATGGAAATCCAAAAGTTAAGAGAACCTTATCGTGA